In Vibrio cyclitrophicus, one genomic interval encodes:
- the cobA gene encoding uroporphyrinogen-III C-methyltransferase, with the protein MSEVSSSNVKEVNKGFVSLVGAGPGDPDLLTLKAARVIQQADVLVYDRLVSKDILAMANPEAEMLYVGKKLDHHCVPQDQINQLLVTKAQENKHVVRLKGGDSFIFGRGGEECETLAENDVKFEVIPGITAAAGATAYAGIPLTHRDHAQSVQFITGHLKKDGEDIDWQSLAQHNHTIVFYMGLKESPNIQKNLLDNGMRADMPVAIIENGTRQEQKVYRGGLSDLANLASVAKSPALIVVGSVAQLHEKLDWFNK; encoded by the coding sequence ATGTCAGAAGTATCGTCATCGAATGTTAAAGAAGTAAACAAAGGATTTGTTTCATTGGTAGGTGCAGGTCCGGGCGACCCAGACTTACTTACACTAAAAGCCGCACGAGTGATTCAACAAGCAGACGTGTTGGTTTATGACCGCTTGGTATCAAAAGATATCTTAGCGATGGCTAACCCAGAAGCAGAAATGCTGTATGTGGGTAAAAAGCTTGATCATCACTGCGTACCGCAAGATCAGATCAACCAATTATTGGTCACCAAAGCACAAGAGAATAAACATGTAGTACGCCTGAAAGGTGGTGACTCGTTTATCTTTGGGCGTGGCGGGGAAGAGTGTGAAACTCTGGCTGAAAATGATGTGAAATTTGAAGTCATTCCTGGTATCACTGCAGCGGCTGGTGCTACGGCTTATGCGGGTATTCCGTTGACTCATCGTGACCACGCGCAAAGCGTCCAGTTTATTACCGGCCACTTAAAGAAAGATGGCGAAGATATCGACTGGCAATCTCTTGCTCAACACAATCACACGATCGTGTTCTACATGGGGTTAAAAGAGAGTCCGAATATTCAGAAGAATCTACTCGATAATGGTATGCGAGCAGACATGCCTGTAGCGATTATCGAAAACGGTACTCGCCAAGAACAGAAGGTGTATCGAGGTGGATTGAGTGACTTAGCTAACCTTGCGAGTGTCGCTAAAAGCCCGGCTTTGATCGTTGTTGGCAGCGTGGCTCAGCTTCATGAAAAACTCGATTGGTTTAACAAGTAA
- a CDS encoding formate/nitrite transporter family protein, which yields MSPDYKPAEFVQTMIDVGEAKTKTSTRDLLIRSTMAGIILSLAVVVAITAMVQTGIGLVGALVFPVGFVILSVMGYDLVTGVFGLAPLAKFDNRPGITWGRILRCWGIVGLGNLIGSLIVAFLVAVSLTGNFSLEPNAVAQKFIAVSTGRSLGFENMGMDGWITCFVRGIFCNLMVCLGVIGNMTARTVSGRVAMMWFPIFIFFALVFEHTVVNMFLFPLGMILGADFGIATWLNFNLIPTILGNIVGGLLMTCVPLYLTHAKTAPSLGAK from the coding sequence ATGTCTCCTGATTACAAACCAGCTGAATTCGTTCAAACGATGATTGATGTGGGTGAAGCGAAAACGAAAACAAGTACTCGCGATCTTCTGATTCGAAGCACTATGGCTGGTATTATTCTTTCTTTAGCGGTTGTTGTCGCTATTACCGCAATGGTACAAACAGGCATTGGCCTTGTTGGCGCATTAGTGTTCCCGGTTGGTTTCGTCATTCTAAGTGTTATGGGTTACGACCTAGTCACTGGCGTTTTCGGTCTTGCTCCTTTAGCTAAATTCGACAACCGCCCAGGCATCACTTGGGGTCGTATCCTACGTTGTTGGGGTATTGTTGGTCTTGGTAACCTTATTGGTTCTTTGATTGTTGCTTTCTTAGTGGCTGTTTCATTAACAGGTAACTTCTCTCTAGAGCCAAACGCTGTTGCTCAAAAGTTCATTGCTGTTTCTACAGGCCGTAGCTTAGGTTTTGAAAACATGGGTATGGACGGATGGATCACGTGTTTCGTACGCGGTATCTTCTGTAACCTAATGGTATGTCTAGGTGTGATTGGTAACATGACAGCGCGCACTGTATCTGGCCGTGTAGCAATGATGTGGTTCCCAATCTTCATCTTCTTCGCACTAGTATTTGAGCACACAGTAGTAAACATGTTCCTATTCCCACTGGGTATGATTCTTGGCGCTGACTTCGGTATCGCGACATGGTTGAACTTCAACCTTATCCCAACAATCCTAGGTAACATCGTTGGTGGTCTACTAATGACATGTGTTCCTCTATACCTAACTCACGCTAAAACAGCTCCTTCTCTAGGCGCTAAGTAA
- the nirD gene encoding nitrite reductase small subunit NirD, translating into MAFTKVCKIEDIIPGTGVCALVGGEQVAVFRPTKAEEVFAISNTDPYFQSNVLSRGLIVEHKEELWVASPLKKQRFNLTTGACMEDENFNVKAYKARVTKGAVEISA; encoded by the coding sequence ATGGCATTTACCAAAGTTTGTAAGATCGAAGACATTATTCCAGGTACAGGTGTTTGTGCATTGGTTGGTGGTGAGCAAGTAGCTGTCTTTCGCCCAACCAAAGCTGAAGAAGTATTCGCGATTAGTAATACAGACCCTTACTTCCAGTCTAACGTGTTATCACGTGGTCTGATTGTAGAGCACAAAGAAGAGCTTTGGGTGGCAAGTCCGCTTAAGAAGCAACGCTTTAATCTGACAACAGGTGCGTGCATGGAAGACGAGAACTTCAACGTGAAAGCGTACAAAGCTCGTGTTACCAAAGGTGCTGTAGAAATCTCTGCTTAA